Proteins from a genomic interval of Neodiprion lecontei isolate iyNeoLeco1 chromosome 2, iyNeoLeco1.1, whole genome shotgun sequence:
- the LOC107216686 gene encoding uncharacterized protein LOC107216686 isoform X2 — translation MKMLWIGLLTTFQLWGSIVAQQQTEKIRTTEHPYTTDLYSVFLTALKDLRACKSLTLCELVERFRIPLQNFSKFSSSTSERRKGTYYDEVKPRSYYNTYGAPAAPAHTYVPAFLGFDPISILASLAFLAFLIQSFVSLFDRSRSIIPTIVSSRQSLEASIQDIAERVFRAMDRYELFNEKNV, via the exons ATGAAAATGTTGTGGATTGGATTACTGACAACTTTTCAACTCTGGGGATCAATCGTCGCGCAACAACAGACGGAGAAAATTCGCACAACAGAACATCCATACACAACAGACTTGTACTCGGTATTTTTAACAGCGCTGAAGGATTTGAGGGCATGCAAGAGTTTGACGCTCTGCGAACTCGTGGAAAGGTTCAGAATCCCTTTGCAAAATTTCTCCAAGTTTTCAAGCAGTACCTCAGAAAGGCGAAAAGGAACTTACTACGACGAAGTAAAGCCAAGAAGCTACTACAACACTTACGGAGCTCCAGCTGCACCAGCTCACACATATGTACCAGCGTTTCT AGGATTCGACCCCATAAGCATCCTGGCTTCACTGGCGTTTTTGGCATTCTTGATACAATCCTTTGTTTCATTATTCGATCGATCAAGATCCATCATTCCTACGATTGTTAGCAGTCGGCAGTCACTGGAGGCTAGCATCCAGGACATTGCAGAGCGAGTATTTCGCGCTATGGACCGTTAT GAGttgttcaatgaaaaaaacgtTTGA
- the LOC107216686 gene encoding uncharacterized protein LOC107216686 isoform X1, with product MECNSMKMLWIGLLTTFQLWGSIVAQQQTEKIRTTEHPYTTDLYSVFLTALKDLRACKSLTLCELVERFRIPLQNFSKFSSSTSERRKGTYYDEVKPRSYYNTYGAPAAPAHTYVPAFLGFDPISILASLAFLAFLIQSFVSLFDRSRSIIPTIVSSRQSLEASIQDIAERVFRAMDRYELFNEKNV from the exons ATGGAATGCAATTCG ATGAAAATGTTGTGGATTGGATTACTGACAACTTTTCAACTCTGGGGATCAATCGTCGCGCAACAACAGACGGAGAAAATTCGCACAACAGAACATCCATACACAACAGACTTGTACTCGGTATTTTTAACAGCGCTGAAGGATTTGAGGGCATGCAAGAGTTTGACGCTCTGCGAACTCGTGGAAAGGTTCAGAATCCCTTTGCAAAATTTCTCCAAGTTTTCAAGCAGTACCTCAGAAAGGCGAAAAGGAACTTACTACGACGAAGTAAAGCCAAGAAGCTACTACAACACTTACGGAGCTCCAGCTGCACCAGCTCACACATATGTACCAGCGTTTCT AGGATTCGACCCCATAAGCATCCTGGCTTCACTGGCGTTTTTGGCATTCTTGATACAATCCTTTGTTTCATTATTCGATCGATCAAGATCCATCATTCCTACGATTGTTAGCAGTCGGCAGTCACTGGAGGCTAGCATCCAGGACATTGCAGAGCGAGTATTTCGCGCTATGGACCGTTAT GAGttgttcaatgaaaaaaacgtTTGA
- the LOC107216715 gene encoding 28S ribosomal protein S35, mitochondrial, giving the protein MSIITRLGVKNTREIARISSLTSSFATQSEPPSPVAPDEFRVLKLRPDPVQERQKREIRRTEVPPPRSTQMKFDQDWGSVWPAARSFHPATVPLPVRQGYPLKNAAPPNKYGNAELMKIPNFLHLTPPVVTKQCEALKKFCTPWPAGLETDEKCEKHFPVEVLTSDYCYSSPTIREPLARVVTIRLKLSTLNLDQHARDKLLRLVGDRYNPEDDLLTITSDRCPTRKQNFEYIEYLLTALYHESWRTEPWEAEKSEADMEYYDWDKSKSRDGLITLYCWPEPPIDNDYETIPHATEYKIAVSDLINNGEDEYSLNKYKEAVKNMLFLEGQEKK; this is encoded by the exons ATGTCGATCATCACACGCTTAGGAGTGAAAAATACACGGGAAATAGCAAGAATATCGAGTTTAACTTCGTCGTTCGCAACACAATCTGAACCTCCGAGTCCCGTTGCACCAG atgaattcCGAGTCCTCAAATTAAGACCAGACCCAGTACAGGAAAGACAAAAGCGAGAAATTCGACGAACAGAAGTACCTCCACCTCGATCGActcaaatgaaatttgaccAAGATTGGGGATCAGTCTGGCCTGCCGCTCGCAGTTTCCACCCGGCAACGGTACCTCTGCCTGTGCGTCAAGGATACCCCTTAAAGAACGCAGCTCCGCCCAACAAGTATGGAAATGCAGAGCTTATGAAGATACCTAACTTTCTCCATCTGACTCCACCTGTTGTAACAAAACAGTGTGaagctttgaaaaaattttgcactCCTTGGCCTGCTGGGCTAGAAACCGATGAAAAATGCGAGAAGCACTTTCCAGTTGAAGTCCTGACTTCAGATTACTGCTACTCTTCTCCAACGATTAGAGAACCCTTGGCCAGAGTTGTTACAATCAGGCTAAAACTATCGACTTTAAACTTAGACCAGCATGCTAGAGATAAACTACTTCGACTGGTCGGAGATAGGTACAATCCGGAAGACGACCTACTCACTATCACTTCTGACCGATGCCCAactagaaaacaaaattttgaatacatcGAGTACCTCTTGACTGCCTTATACCATGAATCTTGG CGCACAGAGCCATGGGAAGCTGAGAAGTCTGAAGCTGACATGGAGTACTACGATTGGGACAAGAGCAAGAGCCGAGACGGATTAATTACCCTATATTGTTGGCCTGAACCTCCTATAGATAACGATTATGAAACTATTCCACATGCTACAGAGTATAAGATCGCAGTTTCTGACCTAATAAATAACGGGGAGGATGAATATTCACTAAACAAATACAAGGAGGCAGTTAAAAACATGCTTTTCTTAGAAGGGcaggaaaagaaataa
- the LOC107216685 gene encoding beta-parvin isoform X1, whose amino-acid sequence MEDEIQRPIVRDLRRQSSMETPLEACIPSDSDSGDEDKQSTPANKDKPQELTPGKNTASKPSSINNLRNQYENIGLIKVMPANKADPKIAVPETVATPNKSKQKPTVPTKKNEVPKVKSKEKKLAPPPNPRKESLQKPASTAGGAISASLIAELKGRCEESDQVEESRTKSKQPSVNPVATVDSTTTINQDVSESARIETQASVAKKEDEESCSSGNKTDAAAPVSTIKAFPVMASPRPKSPRPVPVSAKKDEKEESFWEKIGTLGRKKRIKEVQEVQEEGKHAIDSPGLAANPDMPPEEYTLDENEERSMTDPRSLEDSKLQELIYVLIEWINDELADQRIIVKDIAEDLYDGQVLQKLLERLTGEKLDVPEVTQSEEGQKQKLAVVLSAANRVLNRYPPYKWSVDSVHSKNIVSILHLLVGLARQFRAPVRLPERVAIQVVVVRKKDGQLIHRTVREEITSTYEDLGMRCERDAFDTLFDHAPEKLAVVKKSLVTFVNKHLSKVHLEVTELDTQFHDGVFLTLLLGLLEGFFVPLGSFHLTPKTHDQKVHNVSFAFDLMQEIGLPKPKARPEDIVNLDLKSTLRVLYNLFTKYKGMN is encoded by the exons ATGGAGGATGAAATCCAGCGTCCCATTGTTCGGGACTTACGTCGTCAATCATCGATGGAAACCCCGTTGGAAGCTTGCATTCCATCGGATTCAGATTCTGGGGATGAAGACAAGCAATCCACGCCCGCAAATAAAGATAAGCCTCAGGAGTTGACTCCTGGAAAAAATACAGCTTCAAAGCCATCCTCGATAAACAACCTGCGCAAccaatatgaaaatattgggCTAATTAAGGTAATGCCTGCAAATAAAGCGGATCCGAAAATAGCTGTACCCGAGACTGTTGCAACACCAAATAAAAGCAAGCAAAAACCGACAGTACCAACAAAAAAGAATGAAGTACCCAAGGTGAAATcgaaagagaagaaacttGCACCACCTCCAAATCCCAGAAAGGAATCTCTACAAAAACCAGCATCAACTGCAGGAGGAGCTATTAGCGCATCGCTGATAGCTGAATTGAAAGGTCGTTGTGAAGAATCCGACCAGGTTGAAGAATCACGAACGAAATCAAAGCAGCCGTCTGTGAATCCGGTAGCAACGGTAGATTCAACTACAACGATAAATCAGGATGTTTCAGAGTCAGCCCGAATCGAAACTCAAGCAAGCGTCGCGaaaaaagaagacgaagaatcATGTTCTTCAGGAAATAAGACTGACGCAGCTGCGCCTGTTAGTACAATAAAAG CATTTCCTGTAATGGCGTCACCACGACCAAAATCTCCTCGACCAGTGCCAGTGTCAGCGAAGAAAGATGAGAAGGAAGAaagtttttgggaaaaaatcggGACCCTTGGTCGGAAGAAGCGGATCAAGGAAG TTCAAGAGGTGCAAGAGGAGGGTAAACATGCGATAGATTCACCTGGGCTAGCTGCCAACCCAGATATGCCACCGGAAGAATACACTCTTGATGAAAATGAGGAAAGATCAATGACAGATCCTAGGTCCCTGGAAGATTCTAAATTGCAGGAGCTAATTTACGTACTCATTGAATGGATCAATGACGAACTTGCTGACCAGAGAATCATCGTCAAGGATATAGCAGAGGATTTGTACGATGGCCAGGTTCTGCAAAAACTGTTAg AGAGATTAACCGGTGAAAAACTGGACGTACCGGAAGTAACGCAATCTGAGGAGGGTCAGAAGCAAAAGCTGGCTGTAGTATTGTCAGCTGCAAATCGAGTACTGAATCGTTATCCGCCTTACAAATGGAGCGTTGATTCTGTACattccaaaaatattgtatcgaTTTTACATCTTCTCGTCGGATTGGCAAGGCAATTCCGTGCACCAGTAAGGCTGCCTGAAAGAGTAGCAATTCAAGTTGTTGTGGTACGAAAGAAAGACGGTCAGCTGATCCACAGGACAGTGCGGGAAGAAATCACTTCCACGTACGAGGATTTGGGAATGCGGTGCGAACGCGACGCGTTTGATACCTTATTTGATCACGCCCCTGAAAAACTTGCAGTCGTTAAAAAG TCGCTGGTCACGTTTGTCAACAAGCATTTGAGCAAAGTGCACTTGGAAGTAACGGAATTGGACACCCAATTTCACGACGGAGTATTCCTCACGTTACTTCTGGGTCTCTTGGAGGGATTCTTTGTGCCACTGGGCAGTTTTCACCTGACTCCAAAGACGCATGATCAGAAAGTGCACAATGTATCTTTTGCTTTTGACCTGATGCAAGAAATCGGACTCCCTAAGCCCAAAGCTAGACCCGAGG ATATCGTCAACTTGGATCTGAAGTCTACCCTTCGTGTTCTGTACAATCTCTTTACAAAGTATAAGGGAATGAattaa
- the LOC107216685 gene encoding beta-parvin isoform X2 → MASPRPKSPRPVPVSAKKDEKEESFWEKIGTLGRKKRIKEVQEVQEEGKHAIDSPGLAANPDMPPEEYTLDENEERSMTDPRSLEDSKLQELIYVLIEWINDELADQRIIVKDIAEDLYDGQVLQKLLERLTGEKLDVPEVTQSEEGQKQKLAVVLSAANRVLNRYPPYKWSVDSVHSKNIVSILHLLVGLARQFRAPVRLPERVAIQVVVVRKKDGQLIHRTVREEITSTYEDLGMRCERDAFDTLFDHAPEKLAVVKKSLVTFVNKHLSKVHLEVTELDTQFHDGVFLTLLLGLLEGFFVPLGSFHLTPKTHDQKVHNVSFAFDLMQEIGLPKPKARPEDIVNLDLKSTLRVLYNLFTKYKGMN, encoded by the exons ATGGCGTCACCACGACCAAAATCTCCTCGACCAGTGCCAGTGTCAGCGAAGAAAGATGAGAAGGAAGAaagtttttgggaaaaaatcggGACCCTTGGTCGGAAGAAGCGGATCAAGGAAG TTCAAGAGGTGCAAGAGGAGGGTAAACATGCGATAGATTCACCTGGGCTAGCTGCCAACCCAGATATGCCACCGGAAGAATACACTCTTGATGAAAATGAGGAAAGATCAATGACAGATCCTAGGTCCCTGGAAGATTCTAAATTGCAGGAGCTAATTTACGTACTCATTGAATGGATCAATGACGAACTTGCTGACCAGAGAATCATCGTCAAGGATATAGCAGAGGATTTGTACGATGGCCAGGTTCTGCAAAAACTGTTAg AGAGATTAACCGGTGAAAAACTGGACGTACCGGAAGTAACGCAATCTGAGGAGGGTCAGAAGCAAAAGCTGGCTGTAGTATTGTCAGCTGCAAATCGAGTACTGAATCGTTATCCGCCTTACAAATGGAGCGTTGATTCTGTACattccaaaaatattgtatcgaTTTTACATCTTCTCGTCGGATTGGCAAGGCAATTCCGTGCACCAGTAAGGCTGCCTGAAAGAGTAGCAATTCAAGTTGTTGTGGTACGAAAGAAAGACGGTCAGCTGATCCACAGGACAGTGCGGGAAGAAATCACTTCCACGTACGAGGATTTGGGAATGCGGTGCGAACGCGACGCGTTTGATACCTTATTTGATCACGCCCCTGAAAAACTTGCAGTCGTTAAAAAG TCGCTGGTCACGTTTGTCAACAAGCATTTGAGCAAAGTGCACTTGGAAGTAACGGAATTGGACACCCAATTTCACGACGGAGTATTCCTCACGTTACTTCTGGGTCTCTTGGAGGGATTCTTTGTGCCACTGGGCAGTTTTCACCTGACTCCAAAGACGCATGATCAGAAAGTGCACAATGTATCTTTTGCTTTTGACCTGATGCAAGAAATCGGACTCCCTAAGCCCAAAGCTAGACCCGAGG ATATCGTCAACTTGGATCTGAAGTCTACCCTTCGTGTTCTGTACAATCTCTTTACAAAGTATAAGGGAATGAattaa
- the LOC107216684 gene encoding LOW QUALITY PROTEIN: uncharacterized protein LOC107216684 (The sequence of the model RefSeq protein was modified relative to this genomic sequence to represent the inferred CDS: deleted 1 base in 1 codon) — MTGTVSFLEKSSSRDSQLEDIASVDSEERKSPFMRELGERKEASRKVSLFTIYAKIFRVMLARWVQNTDPNEEKHVRELEELVLPSNEEWRRQVYYRLVDLQREIDAEGEAVEIQVQLRALVEKPDPLHVQNSYIIILFNSGTHRHCQSPRMEADAEKEPKDSKEWEWQPTPGANGYPLRPKGRRDTSAGSWEAIVSAGGSMTEACIQPGWRVGDLILASKVLQKQSSPPTYTDEAEMRRVFGLVYDVLRYKNILNHALEDIGFWYHHPDYKHEERIVWLLLYDMQGRKFGRRGEVNEVAEREKAFQEAGLKEIEDALLKVKTRLAASVSRLRIGGSALNLSELLPQHLRTAEGVVWGENGAVASGWVNTLKISSKEEFIREMTGLGLTLCTDCSAEEIDEGTFRFDSTCPKVVNFHDAARETIARSGLVRSYQFVFMERSLCLGAAALAQAVRMGHLCGPVVLTHALAPRHTGYLAGLLADIDDAGRLLAFGTGQLRREYETYLRNLGVTLQQSVYSLSRKLHWITFFALLTLWPTGYDCGYFVRYTSPPASAELERATIVLATPPCSYTGIRDAVDLAVARGGETLLLEALTDIDGGLRQPHTLLAEQLETLRHALTRPNVQLLIYQAHSILPAETTEMVEQVTQYANRMAVEKYIREHSPKRKFPSKEAGSRSARSIKSSKRSQLALELPKTQPEDRRSTSVYDDEDEVSISPSIEDKVPDSDLFEFGQVDELCGKSSDKLVDGGCYLALIRRKEMMQFNSLFMIKVAEAKGLFGDPNKQPAQPKEEQQLLPVRQSSQQSRKGCKRNKIQMNRIAAPTFSSMVRNFRHNSTCPRHNHHVAHDERITFEQVRDARRRDARRWWDELAPYLLRSSPKIRKSSGFRATRTDPKTRKIFYSLHVEEISYMQATGTVLSA, encoded by the exons ATGACGGGAACCGTGAGTTTTCTCGAAAAATCCTCCAGCCGGGATTCTCAACTAGAGGATATCGCGTCGGTTGATTCGGAGGAACGGAAATCACCGTTCATGCGGGAACTTGGCGAGAGGAAGGAAGCTTCGAGGAAAGTCAGCCTCTTCACGATCTACGCGAAGATCTTCCGGGTTATGCTGGCCAGGTGGGTCCAGAACACAGATCCTAACGAGGAAAAACATGTGCGGGAATTGGAGGAACTTGTTCTACCGAGCAATGAGGAGTGGCGTCGTCAAGTTTATTATCGTCTGGTGGATCTGCAGCGTGAAATCGACGCCGAAGGTGAAGCTGTGGA AATTCAAGTTCAATTACGTGCGCTCGTCGAAAAGCCCGATCCATTACATGTACAGAATTCTTACA TAATTATACTCTTTAACTCCGGTACCCACCGTCACTGTCAATCTCCCAGGATGGAGGCTGACGCGGAGAAAGAGCCAAAGGACAGCAAGGAATGGGAATGGCAGCCAACGCCGGGTGCCAATGGATATCCTTTGCGTCCGAAAGGACGAAGGGATACCTCGGCTGGTTCTTGGGAGGCAATCGTAAGCGCTGGTGGCTCAATGACGGAGGCTTGTATCCAGCCGGGATGGCGAGTCGGCGATTTAATCCTGGCATCGAAAGTCCTTCAGAAACAATCCTCACCACCGACGTACACTGACGAAGCAGAGATGCGACGGGTCTTCGGGCTTGTTTACGACGTGCTACGAT acaaaaatattctcaatcATGCCTTGGAGGATATTGGCTTCTGGTATCATCACCCGGATTACAAACATGAGGAGAGAATCGTTTGGCTCCTTCTCTACGACATGCAGGGTCGTAAGTTTGGTCGCCGGGGTGAGGTGAACGAGGTGGCTGAGCGCGAAAAGGCCTTCCAAGAAGCGGGTCTCAAAGAGATCGAGGATGCTTTGCTCAAGGTGAAGACGCGCTTAGCCGCGAGTGTATCGCGGCTCCGCATAGGTGGCTCAGCCCTCAATTTGA GCGAACTACTTCCGCAGCACCTTCGAACCGCCGAAGGCGTGGTTTGGGGTGAAAACGGAGCCGTAGCGTCCGGCTGGGTAAACACCCTCAAAATATCTAGTAAGGAAGAATTCATCCGGGAAATGACCGGTCTGGGATTGACCCTGTGCACGGACTGCTCCGCGGAGGAAATCGACGAAGGAACATTCCGGTTCGATTCGACGTGTCCGAAAGTCGTCAACTTCCACGACGCTGCTCGAGAGACCATTGCGAGGTCCGGCCTCGTTCGAAGTTatcaatttgttttcatg GAAAGGTCGTTGTGTTTAGGCGCAGCAGCGTTAGCACAGGCAGTGAGAATGGGCCACCTCTGTGGTCCAGTAGTCCTGACTCATGCCCTAGCGCCAAGACACACTGGCTACCTGGCGGGCCTCCTCGCGGACATAGACGACGCTGGTCGACTCCTCGCATTCGGCACAGGCCAACTGCGGCGAGAGTACGAGACATATCTCCGAAATCTTGGAGTGACGCTTCAGCAGT CCGTGTATTCGCTGAGTCGTAAATTGCACTGGATTACTTTCTTCGCACTTCTTACGCTCTGGCCAACAGGATATGATTGTGGATATTTTGTTAGGTACACCTCGCCTCCGGCTTCCGCAGAACTGGAAAGGGCTACCATAGTATTGGCAACTCCACCATGCAGCTATACCGGTATACGGGATGCCGTTGATCTGGCTGTTGCTCGAGGCGGTGAAACGCTGTTGTTGGAAGCCCTGACTGACATCGACGGCGGACTTAGACAACCGCACACTCTGCTTGCCGAGCAGTTGGAAACCCTAAGACACGCTTTGACGAGGCCCAATGTTCAGCTTCTGATTTATCAGGCGCACAGCATTCTCCCTGCTGAAACGACGGAAATGGTAGAGCAGGTGACACAGTACGCGAATAGAATGGCTGTTGAGAAATACATTCGTGAGCACTCG CCCAAAAGAAAATTCCCAAGTAAAGAGGCTGGTAGTAGAAGCGCTAGGTCTATCAAATCCAGTAAGCGTAGTCAGCTGGCTCTTGAACTTCCCAAAACACAACCGGAAGACCGAAGATCGACTTCAGTTTATGACGATGAGGACGAAGTCTCTATATCACCTTCGATAGAGGACAAG GTGCCGGACAGCGATTTGTTCGAATTTGGTCAAGTGGATGAGTTGTGCGGCAAGTCATCAGATAAATTAGTGGACGGAGGCTGTTATCTTGCACTGATACGACGCAAGGAGATGATGCAGTTCAATTCTCTCTTCATGATCAAAGTTGCCGAAGCCAAAGGTCTGTTCGGGGATCCGAACAAGCAGCCTGCGCAACCAAAAGAAGAGCAGCAACTATTACCGGTGCGGCAAAGTTCACAGCAGAGTCGCAAGGGCTGCAAGCGTAACAAA ATTCAAATGAATCGGATAGCAGCTCCAACGTTTTCATCGATGGTCAGAAACTTTAGGCACAACAGCACCTGTCCTCGCCATAATCATCACGTTGCACACGATGAGAGGATAACTTTTGAACAGGTACGTGACGcccggcgtcgcgacgctcgtCGCTGGTGGGACGAGCTGGCACCATACTTGCTTCGCTCCTCGCCAAAAATTCGCAAATCTTCGGGCTTCCGAGCGACGCGAACTGACCCTAAAACAAGGAAGATCTTCTACTCGCTCCACGTCGAGGAGATCTCCTACATGCAAGCGACTGGCACTGTTTTGAGCGCCTGA
- the LOC107216683 gene encoding phosphate carrier protein, mitochondrial-like: protein MWPMRNWLREKLVLKADSSSGAPPGEESCAFGSTKYFLLCGLGGVTSCGSTHTLITPLDLIKCRLQVDRTKYQSLSNGFRVTIAEEGVLGLTRGWLPTFLGYSTQGLFKFGLYEFFKVYYAKLIGDDNAFEYRTWLYLTSSASAEFFADIGLAPMEAVKVRIQTSPGFTTSMSKAMGVMMREDGVGVFYKGLVPLWFRQVPYTMMKFTSFEKTLELLYRYVVPKPRTQCTKAEQLLVTFAAGYIAGIFCAVVSHPADTVVSKLNQQKGSTAAEIVKKVGFVGLWSGLGPRIIMIGTLTALQWFIYDAFKVFMKMPRPPPVAGEKRKH, encoded by the exons ATGTGGCCCATGCGAAATTGGCTGCGGGAAAAGTTGGTACTCAAGGCTGATTCCTCGTCCGGAGCACCGCCCGGAGAGGAAAGTTGCGCTTTTGGAAGTACCAAGTATTTTCTGCTCTGTGGTTTGGGGGGCGTAACATCGTGCGGCAGTACTCACACCCTGATAACGCCTCTAGATTTGATTAAATGCCGATTGCAG GTCGATCGAACCAAGTACCAAAGTCTAAGCAACGGGTTCAGAGTAACCATAGCGGAGGAAGGAGTGCTTGGATTAACGCGAGGATGGCTCCCGACGTTCCTGGGCTACTCGACTCAGGGTTTATTCAAGTTCGGTTTGTACGAGTTCTTCAAGGTGTACTACGCGAAATTGATCGGAGACGATAACGCGTTCGAGTATCGTACGTGGTTGTATCTGACGAGTTCAGCATCGGCAGAATTTTTCGCCGACATTGGACTGGCGCCGATGGAGGCTGTCAAG GTCCGGATCCAAACGTCTCCGGGCTTCACGACCTCCATGAGCAAGGCGATGGGCGTCATGATGCGAGAGGACGGCGTTGGCGTTTTCTACAAAGGACTAGTGCCGCTGTGGTTCCGACAGGTTCCTTACACCATGATGAAGTTCACATCCTTCGAAAAGACGCTGGAGCTACTCTATCGCTACGTCGTTCCCAAACCGCGTACCCAGTGTACCAAAGCGGAACAGCTTCTGGTTACTTTTGCCGCTGGATACATCGCCGGCATCTTTTGCGCCGTCGTCAGCCACCCGGCCGACACTGTTGTCAGCAAATTGAACCAGCAAAAGGGCTCAACAGCGGCAGAAATTGTGAAGAAGGTCGGCTTTGTGGGTCTGTGGAGCGGACTGGGACCCCGGATTATCATGATTGGGACGTTGACCGCTTTGCAATGGTTCATCTATGACGCCTTCAAGGTCTTCATGAAGATGCCACGTCCTCCGCCTGTAGCCGGCGAAAAACGTAAACACTGA